From one Trifolium pratense cultivar HEN17-A07 linkage group LG1, ARS_RC_1.1, whole genome shotgun sequence genomic stretch:
- the LOC123913101 gene encoding probable sucrose-phosphatase 2, giving the protein MDRLQSSARLMIVSDLDHTMVDHHDTENSSLLRFNALWEASYRHDSLLVFSTGRSPTLYKQLRKEKPMITPDITIMSVGTEITYGKSMVPDDGWVQVLNQKWDKNIVIEEASKFPELTPQAETEQRAHKVSFYVKKDKAKQVTEALSKILEQRGLDVKIIYSGGVDLDILAQGAGKGQALAYLLKKFETEGKLPGNTLVCGDSGNDAELFSIPGVYGVMVSNAQEELLQWHAENAKDNPKILHASERCASGIIQAIGHFKLGPNLSPRDVSDIVREQNDENASPGHEIVRFSILNEKWRRAEIENSELLIAGLQAATHPSAVFIHPSGADHNIKEYINIWRKLYGDKKGKQFRTWVDNVLATQISSDTWLVKFDKWELNGEERHGCVISSILRKDTNWFTLMHVHQTWLEQSGQNEWIF; this is encoded by the exons ATGGATCGACTACAATCTTCTGCGCGGCTCATGATTGTTTCGGATCTCGATCACACAATG GTTGATCACCATGACACAGAGAATAGTTCCCTTTTGAGGTTCAATGCCCTTTGGGAAGCTTCTTATCGACATGATTCTTTGTTGGTGTTTTCAACTGGAAGATCGCCTACACTGTACAAACAACTGAGGAAAGAGAAGCCTATGATAACTCCGGATATAACTATCATGTCTGTTGGAACTGAGATTACTTATGGGAAATCGATGGTTCCTGATGATGGGTGGGTTCAGGTTTTGAACCAGAAATGGGACAAGAACATAGTCATTGAGGAAGCAAGCAAGTTTCCCGAACTTACTCCTCAG GCAGAAACAGAACAACGGGCACACAAGGTTAGCTTTTATGTAAAGAAAGACAAGGCTAAGCAAGTGACAGAGGCTCTTTCTAAGATTTTGGAACAGCGTGGG TTGGatgttaaaataatatatagtgGAGGAGTTGATTTGGATATATTAGCACAAGGTGCTGGCAAAGGTCAAGCTCTTGCCTATTTGCTTAAAAAGTTTGAGACCGAGGGAAAGCTACCTGGTAATACTCTTGTTTGTGGTGACTCCGGAAATGATGCCGAGCTATTCAGCATTCCAGGAGTTTATGGTGTCATG GTGAGCAACGCCCAAGAGGAATTGTTGCAGTGGCATGCAGAAAATGCAAAAGATAACCCTAAGATTCTGCATGCATCAGAGCGCTGTGCTTCTGGGATTATACAAGCCATAGGTCATTTTAAATTGGGCCCAAACCTGTCCCCAAGAGATGTTTCAGACATTGTACGTgaacaaaatgatgaaaatgcATCTCCGGGACATGAAATAGTGAGGTTTTCTATATTAAATGAAAAGTGGAGGCGTGCAGAAATTGAGAACTCAGAGCTGCTTATTGCCGGTCTACAGGCAGCCACT CATCCATCTGCTGTTTTTATCCACCCTTCTGGTGCTGACCATAATATTAAGGAGTATATAAATATTTGGAGAAAGTTGTATGGTGACAAAAAGGGGAAACAGTTTAGGACATGGGTGGACAATGTATTGGCTACACAGATAAGTTCAGATACATGGCTAGTGAAATTTGATAAATGGGAGTTAAACG GTGAAGAGCGGCATGGATGTGTGATATCTTCCATTCTAAGAAAG GATACCAATTGGTTCACGTTGATGCATGTGCACCAGACGTGGTTGGAGCAATCTGGCCAAAATGAATGGATATTTTAA